A region from the Tahibacter amnicola genome encodes:
- a CDS encoding SLC13 family permease, whose product MEVWWVCGITVVAIALFISERWPAEIVALLVLGALVTVGLVTPKESLSGFANPATITVAAMFVVSAALRETGALDGLARLLALVGVNGPALLLTMIALVATVSAFINNTAAVAVFLPVVLTVAHQRHIPTSKLLIPLSYASQFGGVCTLIGTSTNLLVNSVTKNAGLPSIGLFVAEQRDVGIGDVVVRDAAVAAIADVV is encoded by the coding sequence ATGGAAGTTTGGTGGGTCTGTGGAATCACCGTCGTTGCTATCGCGCTGTTCATCAGCGAACGATGGCCGGCGGAAATCGTGGCGCTGCTGGTCCTCGGGGCACTCGTCACAGTGGGCTTGGTCACGCCCAAGGAAAGCCTGAGCGGATTTGCGAATCCAGCCACGATCACGGTCGCGGCAATGTTCGTGGTAAGCGCCGCACTGCGCGAGACGGGCGCATTGGATGGTTTGGCGCGGCTGCTGGCCCTGGTGGGCGTCAATGGCCCTGCCCTCCTGCTGACCATGATTGCGCTGGTCGCCACGGTATCCGCCTTCATCAACAATACGGCGGCGGTGGCGGTCTTTCTTCCGGTTGTACTCACGGTAGCGCACCAACGCCACATTCCCACCTCGAAGCTGCTGATCCCATTGTCTTATGCGAGCCAATTCGGTGGCGTGTGCACCTTGATCGGCACTTCCACCAACTTGCTGGTCAATTCCGTCACCAAGAACGCGGGCCTGCCGAGCATCGGCTTGTTTGTGGCTGAACAGCGCGATGTAGGTATCGGAGACGTGGTGGTACGCGATGCCGCCGTAGCCGCCATAGCGGATGTGGTATGA
- the tnpA gene encoding IS66 family insertion sequence element accessory protein TnpA — MASKAAGIRIRRSESQWREVLSRLERSDLSVAAFCEREGISAASVYRWRGLLVDSRLAPAASSRKSPFVDLGVVGASAASSPISGASLRTEIRLDLGGGLVIHVVRG; from the coding sequence ATGGCGAGCAAGGCGGCAGGTATTCGGATTCGACGCAGCGAATCGCAGTGGCGAGAGGTGTTGTCGCGATTGGAGCGCAGCGATCTTTCGGTCGCGGCGTTCTGCGAGCGCGAAGGGATCAGTGCGGCCAGTGTGTATCGGTGGCGTGGCTTGCTGGTCGATTCGCGTTTGGCGCCGGCGGCTTCATCGCGTAAGTCGCCTTTCGTGGATTTGGGTGTGGTAGGTGCCAGTGCCGCATCGTCGCCGATTTCGGGAGCGAGTCTTCGCACGGAGATCCGGCTGGATCTGGGCGGTGGCCTGGTGATTCACGTGGTGCGCGGCTGA
- a CDS encoding TrlF family AAA-like ATPase — MADETTYERGSEWRQWDLHVHTPASFHWRGKKFQGDPLSDANKPLVDEMIAALNAATPAVFALMDYWTFDGWFALRNRLKDADAPPLTKTVFPGIELRLAAPTKVRLNAHVLFSDHVDDQTLRDFQSRLKLSLVNRPLSDAALVDLARNHIGEPKLLLHGHKKAEVDADDAKAYLAGAEIAELTCESYQDAIARVPNDQAIGYMPYDTSDGLKEVKWQEHYAYFLGLVRSSPIFESRNLDIRGAFVNEPTPGNAKYIDDFQQGLQRVPRLVVAGSDAHCFVGTPGDNDRRGYGDFPSGKATWIKADPTFRGLQQAIMEPAKRSHIGQELPPKLAEVAANKHYFIESIEVEKEPTSNPSGDWLTGTKLPLNTDLVAIIGNKGSGKSALTDVLALLGNSRQSSHFTFLTRNRFRGKSGDPAKHFVAKINWLDGSNESRNLNSDPSSEKVELVRYIPQGHFEELCNAHVSGRSDAFENELRSVIFSHADEAIRLGALDFDQLIEQQEKTVRQQLNEFRKDLRRINQEIATYEEQLQPDVKRSLEEQLALKQRQIDEHQKLRPPDLPKPDDQLTPEQQQVSSALDAIAQELQQLDQQRLSDSTASSAIASKLKAIQNVREQLRLIERTYGQFVEDTARDLATLGLKVAQIASFTTTNQPLNECAAAVASEQEGLKASTATVTQRRSELVAKQGELKAKLNEPQLLYQNHLKSIENWTAKQTELTGTADAPDTFKGLEARIAQIDELPGLLEQHRARRAEIAGEIFDTLDAQRRAREELFKPVQDLIQNNSLIRDDYKLQFRATLAGSIDAFATSLFTLIKQTVGEFRGEDDSFNAVRRLAEPLDFNKREEALAFADQLSGKIASAATSSGGKAVIGIAPLLRKDKTASEVYDLVYGMSFLEPRYSLLFQDTQIEQLSPGQRGALLLIFYLLVDKGRNPIILDQPEENLDNETVVSLLVPVLTQAKKRRQIIMATHNPNLAVVCDAEQIIWSNFDRKTRSRISYAAGSIENPATNRHVVDVLEGTKPAFDNRRIKYL; from the coding sequence ATGGCTGACGAAACGACCTACGAGCGCGGCTCGGAATGGCGGCAGTGGGATCTGCACGTTCACACTCCCGCCTCCTTTCACTGGCGCGGGAAGAAGTTTCAGGGCGATCCGCTATCGGACGCCAACAAGCCGCTCGTCGACGAAATGATCGCAGCCTTGAACGCAGCCACGCCGGCGGTGTTCGCGCTGATGGACTACTGGACCTTCGACGGCTGGTTCGCGTTGCGGAACCGCCTCAAAGACGCCGACGCTCCTCCGCTCACCAAGACGGTGTTTCCCGGCATTGAGCTGCGCCTGGCGGCTCCGACGAAAGTGCGCCTCAACGCGCACGTCCTGTTCTCCGATCACGTCGATGATCAGACCCTACGTGACTTTCAATCCCGCCTTAAACTCAGCCTGGTCAATCGCCCCCTATCCGACGCGGCCCTTGTTGACCTTGCACGCAACCACATCGGCGAGCCGAAGCTTCTTCTTCACGGACACAAGAAGGCCGAGGTCGATGCCGACGATGCCAAGGCCTATCTTGCGGGCGCCGAAATCGCCGAACTGACCTGCGAAAGCTACCAGGACGCTATCGCTCGAGTGCCGAACGACCAGGCCATTGGGTACATGCCGTATGACACCAGCGACGGATTGAAAGAGGTGAAGTGGCAAGAACACTACGCCTACTTTCTCGGGCTGGTCCGGAGTTCACCCATTTTCGAATCGCGGAACCTCGACATTCGTGGCGCGTTCGTCAACGAACCGACACCGGGCAACGCGAAATATATCGACGATTTTCAGCAGGGATTGCAGCGGGTTCCGCGTCTTGTGGTCGCCGGCAGCGACGCCCATTGCTTCGTTGGGACGCCAGGGGACAACGACCGCCGAGGGTATGGCGATTTTCCATCCGGAAAGGCCACATGGATCAAGGCGGACCCTACGTTTCGTGGTCTGCAGCAGGCAATCATGGAGCCTGCCAAACGCTCCCATATTGGCCAGGAACTACCGCCAAAACTGGCCGAAGTAGCCGCGAACAAACACTACTTCATCGAGTCCATCGAGGTTGAAAAAGAACCCACGTCGAATCCGAGCGGCGATTGGTTGACGGGAACGAAGCTGCCACTGAATACGGACTTGGTCGCCATTATCGGAAACAAGGGCAGCGGCAAGAGCGCGTTGACGGATGTGCTCGCTCTGCTGGGCAATTCTCGCCAATCGAGCCATTTCACCTTTCTTACCCGCAACCGGTTCCGTGGAAAATCCGGCGATCCGGCAAAGCACTTCGTCGCGAAGATTAACTGGCTGGATGGAAGCAACGAGTCTCGTAACCTGAATAGCGATCCGTCGTCAGAAAAGGTCGAGCTGGTTAGGTACATCCCGCAAGGGCATTTTGAAGAGCTCTGCAACGCCCATGTCAGTGGGCGCTCTGACGCCTTTGAGAACGAGCTGCGATCTGTCATTTTTTCCCACGCGGATGAGGCCATCCGACTCGGCGCACTCGACTTCGACCAGCTCATCGAACAGCAGGAAAAGACCGTCCGCCAGCAGCTCAACGAGTTTCGCAAGGACCTGCGCCGAATCAATCAGGAAATCGCAACCTATGAGGAGCAGCTTCAGCCCGACGTAAAGCGGTCGCTGGAGGAGCAGCTAGCCCTAAAGCAACGACAGATCGATGAGCACCAAAAGCTTCGCCCGCCTGATCTGCCCAAACCGGACGATCAGCTGACACCCGAGCAACAGCAGGTGTCCAGCGCACTGGATGCCATCGCGCAGGAACTGCAGCAGCTAGATCAGCAACGACTCAGCGACTCTACGGCGTCATCGGCCATTGCTTCGAAACTGAAAGCGATTCAGAACGTGCGCGAACAGCTGCGCCTGATCGAGCGCACCTATGGGCAATTTGTTGAGGACACGGCCAGAGATCTCGCAACCTTGGGCTTGAAGGTTGCCCAGATCGCCTCTTTCACTACCACCAACCAACCCCTCAACGAGTGCGCGGCTGCGGTCGCCAGTGAGCAGGAAGGACTCAAGGCGTCGACGGCGACGGTGACGCAACGTAGGAGTGAGCTGGTCGCGAAACAGGGTGAATTGAAAGCCAAACTCAACGAGCCCCAGCTTCTCTATCAGAACCATCTCAAATCGATCGAAAACTGGACGGCGAAGCAGACGGAATTGACGGGTACGGCCGACGCACCGGACACGTTCAAGGGTCTTGAGGCACGTATCGCCCAGATTGACGAATTGCCAGGCCTGCTTGAGCAACATCGAGCACGCCGCGCCGAGATCGCCGGCGAGATCTTCGATACGTTAGATGCCCAGCGCCGTGCTCGTGAAGAGCTTTTCAAACCCGTGCAGGATCTCATCCAGAACAACAGTCTGATCAGGGACGACTACAAATTGCAGTTTCGAGCGACCTTGGCTGGATCGATCGATGCATTCGCAACGAGCTTGTTCACGCTCATCAAGCAGACTGTTGGCGAGTTCCGTGGCGAGGACGACAGCTTCAACGCCGTACGAAGGCTTGCCGAGCCGCTGGACTTCAATAAGCGCGAGGAGGCATTGGCGTTTGCAGATCAGCTGAGCGGAAAAATAGCCTCGGCCGCGACCAGCAGTGGGGGCAAGGCGGTCATTGGCATTGCCCCGTTGCTCAGAAAAGACAAGACGGCGAGCGAGGTCTACGACCTGGTGTACGGAATGTCCTTCCTTGAGCCGCGTTACTCGCTGCTATTTCAAGACACGCAGATCGAACAACTATCGCCTGGGCAGCGTGGGGCATTGCTCCTCATTTTCTACCTTCTCGTCGACAAGGGTAGGAATCCCATCATTCTCGATCAGCCAGAGGAGAACCTCGACAACGAAACCGTCGTCAGCCTCCTGGTTCCTGTGCTTACGCAGGCCAAGAAGCGCCGGCAAATCATCATGGCGACGCACAATCCGAACCTTGCGGTGGTGTGCGACGCCGAGCAGATCATCTGGTCCAACTTCGATCGCAAAACGCGATCTCGTATTTCTTACGCCGCGGGATCGATCGAGAACCCGGCGACCAATCGTCACGTCGTCGACGTACTCGAGGGAACCAAGCCTGCTTTCGACAATCGGCGCATCAAGTATTTGTGA
- the tnpC gene encoding IS66 family transposase, giving the protein MKRPSPAATLTLSEAAQMSPQQVVDLAGTLTNRIDTLANELDWLKRQIFGQKSERRLIDNPAQMALDAMLIDPAKIASLPASSQVVPAHVRSKPRTDAAQSESVPFFDESRVPMYTVVVTTPRMDALAPDAYEHIGDKESFRVAQQPASFVVIKYVRPVYKQRDTGELLCAPAPSGVLEGSRADVSFCAGLLVNKFRYHLPFYRQHQQLGDAGITVSRPWLNQLSQQICALLYPIYEAQLTSIRDSRVIAMDETPIKAGQAGKGKMKTGYFWPVYGDKDEVCFPFATTRAHTVVAQTLGLHQRDNAVLVSDGYAAYARYAQQTGVTHAQCWAHCRREFFDAQSSDPEGTAQALELIGALYEIEQDIRDRNLAAEDKQNFRATHSKPRIEWFFDWVEQQRRRPDLLPSNPFTKALSYAWERRVALSVYLTDPDVPIDTNHLERSLRPIPMGRRNWLFCWTELGAKHVGIVQSLIVTCQLHGIDPYTYLVDVLQRVGQHPASRVHELTPRLWKQHFADAPLRSILYTLQREGGKYVR; this is encoded by the coding sequence ATGAAACGTCCTTCGCCAGCAGCGACATTGACACTGTCTGAAGCGGCTCAAATGAGCCCGCAGCAGGTGGTCGATCTGGCTGGCACACTGACGAATCGGATCGACACGCTGGCGAACGAATTGGACTGGCTCAAGCGCCAGATATTTGGCCAGAAAAGTGAGCGCCGTTTGATCGACAACCCGGCGCAGATGGCGCTTGATGCGATGCTGATCGATCCGGCAAAGATTGCGTCATTGCCGGCGTCGTCACAGGTTGTGCCTGCCCATGTTCGGAGCAAACCGCGTACCGATGCGGCGCAGAGCGAGAGCGTACCGTTCTTCGACGAATCACGTGTACCGATGTATACGGTGGTCGTCACCACACCGCGGATGGATGCGCTCGCGCCGGATGCGTATGAGCACATCGGCGACAAAGAGAGCTTCCGGGTGGCGCAGCAGCCGGCCAGCTTTGTGGTGATCAAATACGTGCGGCCGGTGTACAAGCAACGCGATACGGGTGAACTGTTGTGCGCGCCCGCGCCTTCCGGCGTGCTCGAGGGCAGCCGCGCCGATGTGAGCTTTTGCGCGGGCCTCTTGGTCAACAAATTCCGCTACCACCTGCCGTTCTATCGCCAACACCAGCAACTGGGCGATGCCGGCATTACCGTGAGCCGCCCTTGGCTCAACCAGCTCAGTCAGCAGATCTGTGCGTTGCTGTATCCGATCTATGAGGCGCAGCTGACCTCGATCCGCGACAGTCGCGTGATCGCGATGGACGAGACGCCGATCAAGGCCGGACAGGCCGGCAAGGGCAAGATGAAAACCGGCTACTTCTGGCCGGTATACGGCGACAAGGACGAGGTGTGCTTCCCATTCGCCACTACACGAGCGCACACCGTGGTCGCCCAAACGCTGGGTCTGCATCAGCGCGACAACGCCGTGCTGGTGTCCGACGGCTACGCCGCCTATGCGCGCTACGCGCAGCAAACCGGCGTCACGCATGCCCAATGCTGGGCGCACTGCCGTCGTGAGTTCTTTGACGCGCAGAGCAGCGACCCCGAGGGCACCGCACAAGCGCTGGAGCTGATCGGCGCGCTCTACGAAATCGAGCAAGACATACGCGATCGAAATCTTGCCGCCGAAGACAAACAGAACTTCCGCGCCACGCACAGCAAACCCCGGATCGAGTGGTTCTTTGACTGGGTCGAACAACAACGACGACGACCAGACCTATTACCCAGCAATCCCTTCACCAAGGCACTCAGTTATGCCTGGGAACGGCGTGTCGCGCTGTCGGTCTACCTGACCGATCCCGATGTACCGATCGACACCAATCATCTCGAACGCAGCTTGCGGCCCATCCCCATGGGACGCCGCAATTGGCTCTTCTGTTGGACAGAGCTGGGCGCCAAGCACGTCGGCATCGTGCAGAGCCTGATCGTTACCTGCCAGCTACACGGCATCGATCCTTACACCTACCTCGTCGACGTCCTACAGCGCGTCGGCCAACATCCCGCTTCACGCGTTCATGAGCTCACGCCCAGACTTTGGAAACAGCACTTCGCTGACGCCCCGCTTCGATCCATCCTCTACACGCTGCAGCGGGAAGGTGGCAAGTACGTCCGGTAG
- a CDS encoding nucleotidyltransferase domain-containing protein — MTSSISQRNLALLLQELDIPDSAYERADQRYQNLGDFFASARAACSKHSPHIFPQGSFRLGTVIRPLGNDEYDLDVGCRLREGVTEATHSQQDLKRVVGRDLQTYRNDRQIEAPLEEKHRCWRLAYQDELAFHMDVVPSIPGNALHRQVLQERMRNNGIDPTVAANVAQHAGSITDNRSLDYRELNATWKLSNSEGFALWFESRMRQAQALLERTAAMAGTTVDRLPSRRWNSPLQAAIRILKRHRDVMYQKNPDAKPISVIITTLAGQAYQGENDLETTLAGVLDRMGGFVRPATPRVPNPVNPVEDFADKWADPSYAHLALERNFHAWLAQAKADFASLRNANAVPLLERALAHFKVSVGQDRLEKAIGAGTPASAPTPATIEPTTRPWTGP; from the coding sequence ATGACATCGTCCATCTCTCAACGCAACCTGGCGCTGCTCCTTCAAGAGCTCGACATCCCCGATTCGGCGTACGAGCGTGCCGATCAGCGCTATCAGAATCTTGGAGACTTTTTCGCAAGCGCCCGTGCCGCGTGCTCGAAGCATTCGCCTCACATCTTTCCTCAAGGTTCCTTCCGGCTGGGCACTGTCATTCGGCCGCTCGGCAACGATGAGTACGACCTGGATGTGGGCTGCCGCTTGCGGGAGGGTGTTACTGAGGCCACACACTCGCAGCAAGACCTCAAACGGGTGGTCGGACGAGATCTCCAAACCTACCGAAACGATCGACAAATTGAGGCACCGCTTGAGGAAAAGCATCGGTGCTGGCGCTTGGCTTATCAGGATGAACTGGCGTTTCACATGGATGTCGTCCCGTCGATCCCAGGCAACGCACTCCATCGGCAAGTGTTGCAGGAGCGGATGCGCAACAACGGCATTGACCCGACAGTTGCCGCCAACGTCGCTCAGCACGCTGGCTCCATCACCGACAACCGCTCTCTCGACTACCGGGAGTTGAACGCCACGTGGAAGCTCAGCAACTCCGAAGGGTTTGCGTTGTGGTTCGAATCGCGCATGCGGCAGGCACAAGCCCTGCTCGAGCGAACCGCCGCCATGGCAGGGACAACGGTGGACCGCTTGCCCTCACGGCGCTGGAATTCTCCTTTGCAGGCGGCGATTCGCATCCTCAAACGCCATCGCGACGTGATGTATCAGAAGAACCCTGACGCGAAGCCCATCTCGGTCATCATCACCACGCTGGCAGGCCAGGCCTACCAAGGTGAGAACGACCTTGAGACCACGTTGGCAGGCGTCCTGGACCGCATGGGTGGATTTGTTCGTCCTGCCACACCTCGTGTACCCAATCCGGTGAATCCCGTGGAGGACTTTGCGGACAAGTGGGCGGACCCTTCGTACGCGCATTTGGCGCTAGAGCGAAACTTTCACGCTTGGCTCGCGCAAGCCAAGGCGGATTTTGCAAGCTTGAGGAACGCGAACGCGGTGCCCCTGTTGGAACGGGCGCTAGCGCATTTCAAAGTGTCCGTGGGGCAGGATCGGCTAGAAAAAGCGATCGGCGCCGGCACCCCGGCATCGGCGCCGACGCCCGCAACCATTGAGCCGACGACTCGGCCTTGGACTGGACCTTGA
- a CDS encoding DNA-binding protein, with protein sequence MARGGVYKTEVEKARNALLAQGKHPSVDALRVALGNTGSKTTIHRYLKELEAEDAKGVGGKYPISDTLADLVSRLAGQLNAEADARIAEVQARCEAQLRDSAAALEQARQETTTLTAQLRRAEETLQTVQAEHEATQTGLADAIATVRQLEERVAGVTARLAERDTHVQSLEQKHTHAREALEHYRTAVKEQRDQEQRRHEHQVQQLQVELREARDSLTGKNQELLQLNRDNVRLTEHGGQHDREARDLRAQVRRLDEEVQALRPVARERDALQLRCAQEQVAGDGLRIDAAAMRKALETEQAARRAAETTATQATSRLDALEKVLAQLGPLSQLVATSAPVTTGIDP encoded by the coding sequence ATGGCACGCGGCGGCGTCTACAAGACCGAAGTCGAGAAGGCGCGCAATGCGCTGCTGGCCCAGGGCAAGCACCCCTCCGTGGATGCGCTACGCGTGGCACTCGGCAACACCGGTTCCAAAACCACGATCCACCGGTACCTCAAAGAGCTCGAGGCGGAGGACGCGAAGGGCGTCGGCGGGAAATATCCGATTAGCGATACTTTGGCGGATCTCGTGAGCCGCCTGGCCGGCCAGCTCAATGCCGAGGCTGATGCTCGAATCGCCGAAGTCCAGGCGCGCTGCGAAGCCCAGCTGCGCGATAGCGCGGCCGCGCTGGAACAAGCCCGCCAGGAAACCACCACGCTGACCGCCCAACTGCGCCGTGCCGAGGAGACGCTGCAGACCGTCCAGGCCGAGCACGAGGCTACCCAGACCGGCCTAGCCGACGCGATCGCCACGGTGCGGCAGCTCGAAGAGCGTGTTGCCGGCGTAACCGCACGCCTGGCCGAGCGCGACACGCACGTGCAGTCCCTGGAGCAGAAGCACACGCACGCCCGCGAGGCGCTGGAGCACTACCGGACCGCCGTAAAAGAACAACGCGACCAGGAGCAGCGACGCCATGAGCACCAGGTGCAGCAGCTGCAGGTGGAGCTGCGCGAAGCGCGCGACAGCCTCACCGGCAAGAACCAGGAACTGCTGCAGCTTAACCGCGACAATGTCCGCCTGACCGAACACGGCGGGCAGCACGACCGCGAAGCACGCGACCTCCGAGCGCAGGTGCGCCGGCTCGACGAGGAAGTCCAGGCGCTCAGGCCCGTTGCTCGGGAGCGGGACGCCCTGCAGCTGCGCTGCGCGCAGGAGCAGGTTGCTGGCGACGGCTTGCGCATCGACGCGGCGGCCATGCGAAAGGCGCTGGAAACCGAACAGGCGGCACGCCGGGCTGCCGAAACAACCGCCACCCAGGCCACCAGCCGTCTCGATGCGCTGGAAAAAGTGCTCGCCCAACTCGGCCCGCTGAGTCAGCTTGTCGCGACGTCGGCACCAGTGACAACAGGGATTGATCCCTGA
- a CDS encoding SAVED domain-containing protein — MSHHKRLLLLLGISIFRTTSEEEAVASLTDEEARLPRTILRLDTRELDPSVTTGFWSPVEARVRTFAKQVLADLDQNGPAMVRYIGLDEVPTLVALSAFLGDEHRIECRDLAVDTKRFEWLEQDATVAFDKVGEPRDVIEAARDVTLRIEVSFTVHAEHVDQVIAPSQRIADVTVRPRGVTPIPGLLQSQADVERVRVAVREVLAELDRTRPGIQTIHLFLAGPVSVCLAVGQELRLRNGRRVQTYRYRSDATPAQTPAILLTPRAGEEVQRPLTADEVARADTIRERWREALKQVYEHAQVLKTHGSWPGYLAAPLVGDNPCPSDLASIWELVKDVDTISQDDVDEFSFDRTARVWFFPNRMLLDMADAGGDADRVRKLARAFFGTSICTSTST; from the coding sequence ATGAGCCACCATAAGCGACTTCTCCTCTTGCTGGGTATCAGCATCTTTCGCACGACCAGCGAAGAAGAAGCGGTAGCTTCCTTGACCGACGAAGAGGCTCGGCTTCCTCGCACTATTCTTCGCCTCGATACCAGAGAGTTGGATCCGAGCGTCACGACAGGCTTCTGGTCACCCGTCGAAGCGCGTGTACGAACATTCGCGAAGCAAGTCCTCGCGGACCTCGACCAGAACGGGCCGGCGATGGTGCGCTACATCGGGCTCGACGAAGTGCCCACGTTGGTCGCGCTCTCGGCCTTTCTAGGTGATGAGCATCGCATCGAGTGTCGCGACTTGGCGGTCGACACCAAGCGGTTCGAATGGCTCGAACAGGACGCGACGGTCGCCTTCGACAAGGTCGGCGAGCCACGAGACGTCATCGAAGCGGCCCGCGATGTGACCTTGCGCATCGAAGTGTCGTTTACCGTCCACGCCGAGCATGTCGACCAAGTCATTGCACCGAGCCAACGTATCGCCGATGTCACGGTGCGGCCGCGCGGCGTTACACCGATTCCGGGGCTCCTGCAAAGCCAAGCCGACGTGGAACGCGTGCGAGTCGCTGTGCGCGAGGTGTTGGCCGAGCTCGACCGAACACGACCGGGCATCCAAACGATTCACCTCTTTCTCGCGGGTCCAGTTTCCGTATGCCTCGCAGTCGGGCAGGAACTGCGATTGCGCAATGGCCGTCGGGTACAGACCTATCGTTACCGGTCTGACGCGACCCCCGCGCAAACACCGGCAATCCTTCTCACACCTCGTGCGGGTGAAGAAGTGCAGCGTCCATTGACGGCTGACGAAGTTGCCCGCGCTGACACGATCCGAGAACGGTGGCGGGAGGCGCTTAAACAGGTATACGAACACGCGCAGGTGCTGAAGACGCACGGCTCTTGGCCTGGCTATCTGGCCGCACCGCTGGTCGGCGACAACCCATGTCCTTCGGACTTGGCTTCGATCTGGGAGCTAGTCAAGGACGTCGACACGATCAGCCAAGACGATGTCGATGAGTTCTCGTTTGATCGGACAGCGCGGGTCTGGTTTTTCCCCAACAGAATGTTGCTCGACATGGCGGACGCAGGCGGTGATGCCGATCGAGTTAGGAAGCTGGCGCGTGCATTTTTTGGCACGAGTATCTGCACGAGTACCAGTACCTGA
- a CDS encoding helix-turn-helix domain-containing protein has translation MATDTFGTAIAAARRAKGLSQKELAERVKLADDTGNVKSISPQYLNDIEHDRRSPSSAQLVTQFSRVLDLNADYLAFLADRWPDSLRRQIKSEEDFTTLVTAFRKQAAKAR, from the coding sequence ATGGCCACCGATACCTTCGGAACCGCGATCGCTGCCGCCCGGCGCGCCAAGGGACTCAGCCAGAAGGAACTTGCCGAGCGGGTGAAGCTCGCCGATGACACCGGCAATGTGAAGTCGATTTCCCCCCAATATCTCAACGACATCGAGCACGACCGCCGCAGCCCGTCCTCGGCCCAGCTCGTGACCCAGTTTTCGCGTGTCCTCGATCTCAACGCGGATTACCTCGCGTTCCTCGCCGACCGCTGGCCGGATAGCCTGCGACGTCAAATCAAATCGGAAGAGGATTTCACCACGCTGGTGACCGCATTCCGGAAGCAGGCGGCCAAAGCGCGCTAG
- the tnpB gene encoding IS66 family insertion sequence element accessory protein TnpB (TnpB, as the term is used for proteins encoded by IS66 family insertion elements, is considered an accessory protein, since TnpC, encoded by a neighboring gene, is a DDE family transposase.): MFFPEGQIRVQLYGHPADMRKSFDGLSALVRSDLRCDPLSGQLFVFVNRRGTQTKVLYFDRSGWCVWSKRLERGCFIRDWRKVRSREMDWTALKLLLEGIDVANTSRRKRYVLQRGNADTSCTQSRTL, from the coding sequence ATGTTCTTTCCGGAAGGCCAGATCCGCGTGCAGCTGTATGGCCATCCGGCGGACATGCGCAAGTCGTTCGACGGATTGAGCGCTTTGGTGCGTTCCGATCTGCGCTGTGATCCGCTGAGCGGACAGCTGTTCGTCTTCGTGAACCGGCGTGGTACGCAGACGAAAGTGCTGTACTTCGACCGCAGCGGTTGGTGCGTGTGGAGCAAGCGGTTGGAGCGCGGTTGTTTCATCCGTGATTGGCGCAAGGTGCGATCGCGCGAGATGGACTGGACGGCGTTGAAGCTGTTGCTTGAAGGGATCGATGTAGCGAATACGTCTAGGCGCAAACGCTACGTTTTGCAGCGCGGGAATGCCGATACATCGTGTACACAATCGCGTACGCTATGA
- a CDS encoding ImmA/IrrE family metallo-endopeptidase: protein MKLIPDPTGRFAQRPFYEPGELDMECEKVMSTFLRSLYGKVEYPVLTDDLTKLIERHVDDFDSYADLATRYGEGVEGVTEFRPGKKPIVRIHEILATDEFRENRLRTTLTHELGHVLFHAWLFDQRSAPSLFPTKPRPDDVQVCKRDTLLNAPQVDWMEWQAGHACGAFLMPGSRVKKVAQEVAARAPPPSLEPLVPDSDYGRALIITLCERFHVSRDAAQVRAHRLGLLSHINLNLTF, encoded by the coding sequence GTGAAACTCATCCCCGATCCTACCGGCCGATTCGCCCAGCGCCCGTTCTACGAGCCGGGCGAACTCGACATGGAGTGTGAGAAGGTGATGTCGACCTTCCTGCGTTCCCTGTATGGCAAGGTCGAATATCCCGTCCTCACCGACGACTTGACCAAGCTGATTGAGCGTCACGTCGACGATTTCGATTCCTACGCCGACCTTGCGACCCGGTACGGGGAAGGTGTCGAGGGTGTAACGGAGTTTCGCCCGGGCAAGAAGCCCATCGTCCGGATCCACGAGATCCTGGCCACCGACGAATTCCGTGAGAACCGGCTGCGCACGACGCTGACGCATGAGCTGGGGCACGTGCTCTTCCATGCGTGGCTCTTCGATCAGCGATCGGCGCCTTCGCTGTTTCCGACGAAGCCTCGCCCCGACGATGTGCAGGTGTGCAAGCGCGACACCTTGCTCAACGCCCCGCAAGTGGATTGGATGGAATGGCAGGCAGGCCACGCCTGCGGCGCTTTCTTGATGCCAGGATCGCGCGTGAAGAAGGTGGCGCAGGAGGTGGCCGCACGCGCTCCGCCGCCGTCGCTCGAACCCCTTGTGCCTGATTCCGACTACGGTCGTGCGCTCATCATCACGTTATGTGAGCGATTCCATGTGTCCCGTGATGCCGCCCAGGTGCGTGCGCACCGCCTGGGCCTTTTGTCGCATATCAATCTGAATCTCACGTTCTGA